The Candidatus Caccoplasma merdavium genome window below encodes:
- a CDS encoding glycosyltransferase family 39 protein — protein sequence MKNRSYIQTVVDKRVAVGLFIWWIFNLLQAAFTELAHDEAYYYMFAQNLDWGYFDHPPMTALLIWLGSFIGGELGVRIFFTLLQPLYLWILWCIIRPRNPHRRDATIFLVVSAALPILQLYGFLAVPDVPLMMTAALFLLCYKRFTEDESVLNMLLLGLSMALMAYSKYHGALLVLFTLLTHPRLFTRPRLYLSGIFALMLIAPHLWWQQAHDWPSLSYHLHDRNGSFAWSNITEHLLNTIAVFNPLFFPLYFMAWRRVRPRNATERSLIFLPILFFIFFTFSTLKGRVQPQWLIIASFGLIYILFYYLREYASRRVFRYAMTAGWVTLFLALLMRIEMVVNPLGIRFEIFDNRPSFEAIAEVADGRPVIFGGSYAVASKYLFYTGGKAFCQPDFYYRTSQWQFRDDDTQAAGKEVLWGTLIKEKQATPAGMNDVNLANGQKFIYTVLPDFKPVRLVDIYYNEKLMPDETEAGDTLTCILGFTNPYPDTLTIGEDNTQLLLLLADKKLRRAVPIDLHLTLPPSNPDETITLMTRIKAGIPADLPESGYDMGFAISRAPLGFWYNSPRHRIEILSGK from the coding sequence ATGAAAAACCGCTCCTACATACAAACAGTGGTCGACAAGCGAGTGGCTGTCGGACTATTTATCTGGTGGATATTCAACCTGCTGCAAGCGGCATTCACCGAGTTGGCCCATGACGAAGCCTACTACTACATGTTTGCCCAAAACCTCGACTGGGGGTATTTCGACCACCCGCCCATGACGGCACTGCTCATCTGGCTGGGAAGTTTCATCGGCGGAGAATTGGGCGTGCGCATCTTCTTCACCCTGCTGCAACCCCTCTACCTGTGGATTCTCTGGTGCATCATTCGTCCCCGTAACCCGCACCGCCGCGACGCCACCATATTCCTGGTCGTTTCGGCCGCACTGCCCATACTCCAACTCTACGGATTCCTCGCCGTCCCCGACGTGCCGCTCATGATGACGGCCGCGCTCTTCCTGCTCTGTTACAAGCGCTTCACCGAAGACGAGTCGGTCCTGAACATGCTGTTGCTCGGCCTCTCCATGGCCCTGATGGCATACAGCAAATACCACGGAGCCCTGCTCGTGCTCTTCACGCTGCTCACCCACCCGCGGCTGTTCACCCGTCCGCGCCTCTACCTGAGCGGCATCTTCGCCCTCATGCTCATCGCCCCCCACCTGTGGTGGCAACAGGCACACGACTGGCCCTCGCTGAGTTACCATCTGCACGACCGCAACGGTTCTTTCGCATGGTCGAACATCACCGAGCACCTGCTCAACACGATTGCCGTATTCAACCCGCTTTTCTTCCCGCTCTACTTCATGGCCTGGCGACGGGTGAGACCGCGCAATGCCACCGAGCGAAGCCTCATCTTCCTGCCGATACTCTTCTTTATCTTCTTCACCTTCTCGACCCTGAAAGGCCGCGTACAACCGCAATGGCTCATCATTGCCTCGTTCGGGCTCATCTACATACTCTTTTACTACCTGCGGGAATACGCCTCACGACGCGTCTTCCGCTACGCCATGACGGCCGGGTGGGTCACCCTGTTCTTGGCTTTGCTGATGCGCATCGAAATGGTTGTCAACCCGCTGGGCATACGTTTTGAGATTTTCGACAACCGGCCTTCGTTCGAGGCCATAGCCGAGGTCGCAGACGGTCGGCCGGTCATCTTCGGCGGCAGTTACGCCGTCGCCTCCAAATACCTCTTCTACACGGGAGGCAAAGCCTTCTGCCAGCCCGACTTCTACTACCGCACCAGCCAGTGGCAATTCCGCGACGATGACACGCAAGCCGCCGGGAAAGAGGTTCTTTGGGGCACCCTCATCAAAGAGAAGCAAGCCACTCCGGCCGGCATGAACGACGTAAACCTGGCCAACGGTCAGAAATTCATCTACACCGTGCTGCCCGATTTCAAACCGGTGCGCCTCGTCGACATTTACTACAACGAAAAGTTGATGCCCGATGAAACCGAGGCCGGCGACACCCTCACCTGCATACTCGGGTTTACCAACCCCTATCCCGACACGCTCACCATCGGCGAAGACAACACCCAACTGCTCCTGCTGCTCGCCGACAAGAAACTGAGAAGAGCCGTCCCGATAGACCTGCACCTCACCCTTCCGCCCAGCAACCCCGACGAGACCATCACCCTCATGACCCGCATCAAAGCCGGCATACCGGCCGACCTGCCCGAGAGCGGTTATGACATGGGGTTTGCCATAAGCCGGGCGCCACTGGGATTCTGGTACAACTCACCCCGTCACCGCATCGAGATTCTATCCGGGAAGTAA
- a CDS encoding GtrA family protein, with product MFFQFIKFCIVGGSGVFVDFGLTWFFKEVCHINKYVANSIGFICAATSNYLLNRIWTFESHDPEIAWQYARFIGISVMGLLINNAAIYLFNDRLKLNFYFSKLLAIGIVTFWNFFMNYFFNF from the coding sequence ATGTTTTTTCAATTCATCAAATTCTGCATTGTCGGCGGGTCGGGCGTTTTTGTCGATTTCGGTCTGACATGGTTCTTCAAGGAGGTGTGCCACATCAACAAATATGTGGCCAACTCCATCGGCTTTATATGCGCCGCCACGAGCAACTACCTCCTGAACCGCATCTGGACCTTTGAAAGCCACGACCCCGAAATCGCCTGGCAATATGCCCGCTTTATCGGCATATCGGTCATGGGGCTCCTCATCAACAATGCCGCCATATACCTTTTCAACGACCGGCTGAAACTCAACTTCTACTTTTCGAAGCTGTTGGCCATCGGCATTGTCACGTTCTGGAACTTCTTTATGAATTACTTCTTCAATTTCTAA